The genomic interval tggtttgggttggaagggaacttaaaAGATTGTCTAGTTCCAACCccgtgccatgggcagggacaccttccactagaccaagttgcttaaagccccgtccaacctggccttgaacactgccagggatggggtgcatccacaacttctctgggcaacctgttccagtgccttaccaCCCTCATAGTGGAGAAcctcttccttacatctaatctaaaccctcttcagtttaaaaccattacgccatgtcctatcactacatgcccttgtaaaaagtccctctcccgctttcttgtaggccccctttaggtactggaaggctgccataaggtctctctggatccttctcttctccaggctgaacaacaccaactctctcagcctgtcttcacaggagaggtgctccagccctctgatcatctttgtggccctcctttggacctgctccaacaggtccatgtccttcttatggtgggggccccagagctgaatgcagtactgcaggtagggtctcaccagagcagagtagagggggcagaatcacctccctcgatttgctggccatgcttcttttgatccCGTCCAGGATACGGTTGCACATTGCTGGGCCatgctgagcttcttgtcaaccagcAGCCCCAAGTCCAtctctgcaaggctgctctcaatctactcATCGCTCAGCCTGTATTTCTGCTTGGGATTGTCCCGACtcgtgtgcaggaccttgcacttggccttgttgaacttcatgaggttcacacaggcccacctctcaagcctgtcaaggtccctctggatggcatcccttccctccagcatgttgactgcaccacacaagttggtgtcattggcaaacttgctgagggtgcactcaatcccactgtccatgttgccaacgaatgttaaacagcaccagtccgaATACCCACCCCTGAAGAActcactcatcactggtctccactcagacatcgagccattgactgcaactcttcgAGCGTGACCATCcggccaattccttatccactgagtggtctatctgtcaaatccatgtctctccaactGAAAGACAAGGATGTTATGTGGGACAGCGTTAAATGCTTTGCACGAGTCCAGGCAGGTGgtgtctgttgctcttcccttctccaccaGTTCTGTAACCCCGtcacagaaggccaccaaatttgtcaggcatgatttgcccttagtgaagccatgctggctgtcaccaatcacctccttatttttcatgtgccctagcatagtttccaggaggatccactccacgATCTTGCtgggcctgtagttccctggggtcttccttttttccctttttaaaaatgagggttatatttccccttttctcGCCAGTGGGAACTTGCCCAGattgccacaacttctcaaatatgatgaatagtggcttagccacttcattcgccagttccctcaggacctatGGATGCATCCATCAGGTACTGAGGACTCATggaccttcaggttccttagatggtttCAAACCTGACCTCCTCCTACGGTGGGTAGTtattcattctcccagtccctgcctttgccttctgcgacttgggcagtgtggttggagcacttgctggtgaagactgaggcaaaaaagtaaTTGAGTACATTAGCcatctccatgtcctgggtaaccgtAACCAGGtctgctgtttccttctggagagggccctcattttccctagtcttccctTTATCACCTACATACCTATAGgagcttttcttgttgctcttgctgtcactggccagatttaattctactggggctttagctttcctaagcTTTCTGGGATACACAGAACATTTCACTATTCTGGACTTATTTCTTTGCAGTGGTCAAGATCTCAGAGAAATGATACCCTGACAAAATACCATTAGTTCTacttcctcctccctttcacCCATAAAACTACTCTTATGAAAATTCGTATGTGACAAACTTTGGCTGAATATTCTTTACAGTTCTTGGACAGAGCACCCATAATACCATTATCTTCTTACTCTTAAGTAATATTGAGCTTGTCCCAGTaggttttgatactttttttcatAGTATTTGTATACTTGAGCAGCACCTTTCTATTAGTGACTTTTTACAGTAGCAACTGTTGTTCCCTAAAAATAGgtctattaaaatatatttttaatattaaaaaacccaccaccaacatAATCTGGTTCTACTTAGTTATGCAAAATATGCACCTTTACATGCAACAGAATATTGGTTCTAATAACATCACTGTAATGGTTCACAAGCTTTTTTTACCCAACAAGCCTCAGATAGTAAGGAAAAAAGTCTGATGTTTAGTCATCTctgtaaacatgaaaaaaaaagcatttaacacctgtcctgggttcagctgggatagagttaatttttacaggaacctgggaggtgggggacataggtggggcagctgacctgaactagccaaggagctattccataccatgtgccatcatgctcagtatataaatgggaagCGGGCTGGGAGGAGTTCTCTCGACTTTCAGTGGGGCAAGTGGCAGAGTGTCAGGTTCCAGGtgctgagcagttgcactgtgcatcactctttttgtatactctttcattagtactgttgttgttgtaaacttttttttgtgttgtcccagtaaactgcctttatctcagccctcgaggttccagtttttttttcttctctctcctccctatcccactgcaggggggtgggaggagtgaggagtggctgcgtggtcctttgttaccggctgggctgaaaccacaacacattATACAACAGGGTAACTAGCCAATATTTATTCCCTTACTCAAACTCGAATTTTATTATCAGCTGCTCTTGTTCAGTTGGGCAGGGCATAACCAAAGACTGTGGAAGGCTTAACCTGCCTCTCAATTATGGTAGTTCAATGATAAATGCAAAGTTTTAATTCCTATTAAATCGTGCATCAAGCAGAAGATCCATAAGATGCTTTGAAATGTGAATTTAACCTGTCAACATAACTATTCTTCTGCATACTTTGGTATGAATTCTTCAGTATGGCACAGCTCCAAACCTTCTAAAAGATACTATGAACTACACATACTTATCTACGACTCCTTCCTTTAGAAAGGCTCTAGTCATGATCTGCAGCACTGTCTCCAGGGCAGTTCGAAGATAAATCTTCAGAGTCTACAGCATAAGCAGAGAAAAAGTGAGTAATTCCAGgtcaaaggaggggaaaaaaaagttgctagaATTATTTGAAGAATCCATGTAAAGGAGATTAAATAGAATTCAAGAAGGTTTGCAAGTTATTAATTCCAAACTTTGCTTTAAAACAGTGAACACCAATTCTACCCTCTTTGGTGCAGTGAAACTGGATAGTGTTCTAACTGTTTCAGAAACACCTCCAACCTTTCGCAGCTTTTTATGGTACTAGTTTTAAtatctgaattttgttttctcaaaacaaaattaatacgAATACCATTTCAAATAAATTCCAGTAtggttggttgttggggttttttttgtacatgTAAACATCTAAAAATTGGCTTATAATCAAAATGTGCAAAGTTTTGTGCAAAAACAGCAGCCTGGAAGGAAAACTTGCTATGTAGATCTAAAAGACTGCAGTAAGAGAAACATAAAGGATGTATTGTACTGTTTGAGCCTAGCTGCATAAGCAAGTAAAACACAAGACAGGTTTACTCTCACCTTCATAGGTTGTTCCACACCAAATGCAGTAGAAGTGTTCTTCTCTCAAATAGGCAGTCAGGATGTGTAGCTTTTCTGATACCTAGAGATATGTACAGGTATGCAATGATCTGGGGCTCATGTGACATAAAACAGTTTGAGCTACTAGCTTTGCTAAAATAGATTGTTTAACCTTTTGCTATGAAAATACTACACAATACTGTAGCTCAGCAAGGCACGAAGTTTCCCAAATTTGTAGCATAGGGCACAGGAATTCATGATCTCTGGCAAGTTAATGGCTGTTGTTTGCTCATCCTTCTTTCCAGCTAAGCAACCTGCACTGAAGAGAGAGCTAAAAATATTACCTAGCTACCTTAATTGAAGTATATGATAGTTTTAGTGGAATTTTTCACACCTAATCTCTGCAAATCAAACACATGAGGCTAACAACAGCCGTGGAATCTAGTTCTCAAAAAACGTGAATTTTCAGTGTCCATCTTGAGATAATCTGTgaagcattttcagaaattacttagTGATTCTAAAATTCAGCCTCAGACATGAGATGAGGCATCCCAAATTAAAACTCAAAAGCAAATAACTTTGATCAAACATGTGATCTTGCATATCTTGGCTAAGACACAAAAATGTTTAGAATTTAATTTCTAGGCTACATTTTCCAAAGATCAGCTTCAAAACAGATAAGCAATAATCAGTGgtttaatgttttatattttatggTGTAACTGCTATAAAAATCACTGCTTTAAGATTGCAAAGAGGTCATTCACTACAGCTTGGAAAATGACATGTATACATATATCCtttatacatgtgtgtatgtatacatacatacttttaaaaggaatattaaatTTAATTCTGAATCAAGCCATTAATTTAGTTAGAGCTTACACTTCTGTCTGAGCTTGTGCATTCATCTTCCTCGTCTTCCTCATCCTTCTTGTCTTCCTCTTCAGGTTCTAGCCAAAACCAAGTCTCCTTAGGAACATCAATATCCTTAAATAATGAaggattaaatgaaaattatctgTCTTTGTAGGTTTTCTTGTAAGATGCTGGATAGAAACAATATCTAATAGGTGAGATGTTAGGTTTTAAAACTTTCCTGTGTAGTGTAACCAAGAATAACTAAAGCTGTAGTGGGAAACTTAGTTCAGTGGTCCCCAAGAAAGATTATTCACTTTTTTTGAAACAAGTAAATGCATGCTGACATTAAGTTCTATTCCATCTATATTCAGTATGTTTAAGGCTACACAGCAACATAATCTCACACCAAGGCTATGAAGAGATACCCTTTTTATCAGTTGAAGACATGCTGCCCCAAGTTATTTTACCAAGAGATCACACAGTGATTCCTAATCCACCTCAGGTAAAGTTAAAGGAAGAAGAGTCAACAAAGATGATCTAAACTAATTCAGCCAACTTTGAAGCAGATTAAGGAGCATCAAACAATTTCAGCAGAACTTGCGGGGTGGTATTATTGTCTAACAGgttaatagagaaaataaaaatacctgaagTTTTCAAGTGGCAAAAATCTATAGTAGTTGACTGCTATTACCCATGTTACTCCTTGCAGGTGGAAGATactttgtttggggtttggttttttgtttaaaCGCTTCTTTGGTGAACCTGTTGATTCCGTCAATGATGATCCCCATCCTTGGGGATACTCAagagctgtctggacatggtcctggacaacctgctttAGGTACCCCTGCTTGAGCAGGaaggttggacaagatgaccttcaGAGTCCCTTCCAATGTCAGCCATTCTGTGATGATGTTGCTCCCTCACTTGAGGCAAAAAGCACCATCATTTAGAACAACCTGACACTGTCTACTGAAAGATATGCAAACAGCTAAAAAGCAACCACAAGAATGCAGGAGCAAAACCAGGTAAGCTCTGATGACTCAAATTAACACAGGGCCTCACATAAGTTACCATGAGATTGGTGTATACCTTCAAATACTTTAACAGTGCAAGCATATATCTTGAATCATTTTAAGAGGACTTAAGTGTTGCCAAACATCAAGGCTAGTAATCCCCACAATTTTAGAGAACTTCCAAGAATTGAATCATTACTTTGTTTGTGGCCTTCCTTCCAACCCCCCAAAATACAGGTCTCACTTTTTGCATATCTAATTGCTGGCAGGCCCTCTGGCTTTTTCTGAGGTCCCCTTCCATCTTGCgttcttcttgtttgtttttgaatCTTATTCTGTTAAGAAAAAGTCGATGGATAAAACAAGCAGGTAGACAAACAGTGAGATGCATTATAGTGTACAGCttttctaaaatagaaaatataagaTTCTCTCAGCCCAGGACAACACTGAAGTTAAGAAGTCCTGACATGTTTCTGTGGGAGCACAGATATACTTCTTGGAAATTATACCTTCGAGACAGTGCTTTTTTGATCACACTACACTGAACGCTGTTTCTTCATCAGGATTTCATAAGACATGAAAACAGTGGTTAACTAAACATCTGCAAAAGATACAGCCTTTCCTAGGCTTTCCTCCTCCGCATATAACAAGTAaatcaggagaaaataaaaacaataatgcCTAAACAAGTTTACCCTGATTTTTAAAACCACTGTAGCACCATTGCCCAGGATTATCTGTAGATTTTACACTAAAGATGACATGGTTCTGATTTAGAAAGCGGCAAATTACTTAAGAAAAGTTAGCATGTATATTGTTTGCATTattaacatttacaaaaataaatgatACAGCACATGCTTTTATCATTACAGTGTTCATCTGCTTTTGCTTTAGAACTGAGAAACAATTACTCTGTATTTCAACTCTTACCTCTCAGtcaaaacattcagaaacagTAACACATTAAAAGAATAACCAAacttaaaacataaaaagaatCATTGCTTAGACATTGCTTGGAATGTCATTTTACATGTCATCAGTTACATCATTTTACCTGAACTGATCTGCAGCTTGttcatttgcttgttttttcatACAGAGTTTTTGTCTAtagttttccagtttttcttcagcttttcgcTTTTTTAGTTCCTCATGACCAAGCCCACTTCTGCCTATGTAAGTTCAAAAGATGAATGTAAGCAGTTGAGAAGCTTGGTATGCAACTAAGTAAATTAGGAAATATCACAAACCTGTTTTTATGTTCAGAGGAATAGGTTCAACAATACCCTCTCCTGTAAGGGAAAAAATAGGTCAATTTAAGAAATCAGGTCTTTCTAAAACTATGATTTGTGCAGTATATTCAAGTAAGCAAGCTGCTTTTTGCCATTAAATATGTACATTTTCTTGTGATTTTGTTCCTTGGAAGTTGAAAAATCCCACATCAACGTACATTTAGTGCAGTACAAATGACCCAGCTGAACTGGAACTCCCTCTCTTTTTTGGCTTGTCTGCTGGATTGCTATATACTTTTTTAGGACACTACCCAACTGAACGAAAATGGTGTTGACTTGACAGGGGTAACATACTCGTGATGAAGACTGCTTTGTTACAGCCTTCTGTAGCATTTTTCAATCTAGAATCTCACAGCTCGACAAAgatgaagaataaaaagaatcTGTCTGGGCCAGTTCATTTGCTAATTGTGTGCTAGAGACATGCTGAACTGGCACAGCAATTATCAATACCTTGTTTTACAGATTTTACTTCATCTATTAAGGCTTCATAAGGGTAGGCCAGTGTGCACCATTTGTTCTTCAGAATCCAACTATAAATTCAAAGAGAGGGGTTGCCTTTTTTTGGAACACTATTAGCTTTGCAAGACCATCAAAAGATCCGTAATGCAATTCCTGTAGGCATGCACATATGGAGGTGCATTTACTGAGCAGAAAGTACTAGTACTGCTGCTTCCCTTGCATCTCTCAATAGTCCGcaccatttttatttcagttttagagATTTGCTCTCATCTTTTGTTCTGCCAAAACACATTCACAGTTCAGTTACACTAGGGCTCTCAGAGAGGCATTTACTGACCCCGTCTACAAATGAAGTGGCAGGTATAGTCTGTAAAATGTAAAGGTACACTGAAtgtatttaaaagacttgtagatacagtgcttagggacacggtttagttgATGGCTGGAATTGATAATCTTAAAGATCtattccaacctaaataattctaccATCTATGAATACAGGCACACACTTCCAGACAGCGACAAGCTTACCACTTTTGCCAAGGGCCTGGCCACTCTTGTAGCCCATCTTCTGGAGCAAAGCAAAGCCTTTGTTCTCAGTGCTCAATGCACTTTTCAATACCAAGTCgcgtctctctttttcttcttcttttatacTCTTTTGTCTGTTCTTCTCATtggcttctttttgctttttttccttctgaatagtTTCCTTCATCCGCCTCATCATGGGCAAGCCTGGCCTTACATCCTGTCTAAGAGTTAGTAATTCCAGCAAATATTAGAACTCTTTTTATTCCAGTTTACAACGActtaagaggcaaaaaaaaaaaaaaaaaaaagagccacctACTTacttaataaataaatcagacatgtagtcttcctcttcatcttcctccaTGTTTAGCACGCATGCCCTGTTCCGACCCCTCTCCTATAAACACAGCCAACACGCTTTATCACGCGTTTTATTTCTCTACAGGTTACCCGAAACGCAGAACCGGCTTTCAAACGCAGAAACACTTGCCGCTCAGGCCTGCCGCGTTCGGTACGCGGCCGGCGGCTAAAGGACGAAAACCCGTGAATCCGGCGGGTTCCGGCGGCGGACggggccgccccctccctcgCCCGGGCCACCCGCGCCAGCCTTCACGACCACACAGCGCGTCTTTCCGGGCTCCGCTACCGCCGACCACCGGCGGCCGCGACGCCTCTCAACCCCCGGCAGCCTTCGTCCGCTGCCAAGGCTCCCGCAAGGCCGCCGCCGAGCGAggcgggggagagggggggggcgggggggggagagcgcAGCTGAGGGAACCCGCACGCTCACCCGGCTCCGttcggcgcggcccggcccgctcaGCTCAGTGGCGCCTGcgcgcggccgcccccgcccgccggcgccTGCGCGCCTCCCGCTTCCTGCTGCGCGGACGCAGGTGCGCTGCTGAGGTGCgtcggggccggcggccgggcctGGGGGCGAAGCCGGTCCTGTCCTCCCCGCGGGTTCCTTCTCTTCCTGCCAGCCGGACCAGggcacggtgggggggggggggttgaagcAGCCAAGCCCGCCGGTGATGGCccagcggcgggggcggggggcgcctcGCTgcgcgggccggggcggcgcggACGCGGCGAGTGAGGGGGCGCGTGCGGCGGCGCGTGACCGCGCGTGTCCGTGAGCGTGTCGTCCTTCCCCGCCTcccgggggccgcggccgccttGTAACGCCTCGCGCATCCCGGAGCTGGCAGGACGCGGCCGCCGCACAGTGGGAGCGTAACGCGCGCGTCGTGACCGTTAACGGCGGAGGGCGGTGtcgcctcggctcggctcggcccggcccggcccggcccgtggGGCTGCGGTCGAGCGGGCCGGTGGGTCCGCGCTTCCCCTCCGCGGCGCGGCTCGGGTCGGTGCCGCTGCCTCCGGCTGCCCCGAGCGGAGAGGCGGCGGCGTGTGCGTGCGGGGTACGCGTataggtgggggtgggggtggggggtggtggggggggtatCTGTGTACGGGAGGCAGCACGCCTCTGGCTGTTCCTTAGCGTTCTTCCTTTACTGAGGAATTGGGGTATAGCTAGCGCTGTAATGCGGTCTTGGGGGATGACTTCCTGAGGGGATTTTGAATCAGGCAAGATGCACTGGGAGAGGTGCTACAGCTTGTTAAAGTCACCGGTACAGGTAGAAGGACCCAGGCACAAAAGCCTTTTCACCTGATGTGGTTCTTCAGGAGGATGTTACTTCTCCTAAACTTGcccttttttcagctttctcagcCCAGCAAAGTGCGTGCGTAATGAAGATCTAAATAGTTGATTTAGATACAGAAAAATAGCTGGAGAATAGAAAGGAAC from Accipiter gentilis chromosome 28, bAccGen1.1, whole genome shotgun sequence carries:
- the GPATCH11 gene encoding G patch domain-containing protein 11 isoform X2, producing the protein MEEDEEEDYMSDLFIKQDVRPGLPMMRRMKETIQKEKKQKEANEKNRQKSIKEEEKERRDLVLKSALSTENKGFALLQKMGYKSGQALGKSGEGIVEPIPLNIKTGRSGLGHEELKKRKAEEKLENYRQKLCMKKQANEQAADQFRIRFKNKQEERKMEGDLRKSQRACQQLDMQKTLKIYLRTALETVLQIMTRAFLKEGVVDKYV
- the GPATCH11 gene encoding G patch domain-containing protein 11 isoform X1, which translates into the protein MEEDEEEDYMSDLFIKQDVRPGLPMMRRMKETIQKEKKQKEANEKNRQKSIKEEEKERRDLVLKSALSTENKGFALLQKMGYKSGQALGKSGEGIVEPIPLNIKTGRSGLGHEELKKRKAEEKLENYRQKLCMKKQANEQAADQFRIRFKNKQEERKMEGDLRKSQRACQQLDMQKDIDVPKETWFWLEPEEEDKKDEEDEEDECTSSDRSVSEKLHILTAYLREEHFYCIWCGTTYEDSEDLSSNCPGDSAADHD